In one Drosophila pseudoobscura strain MV-25-SWS-2005 chromosome X, UCI_Dpse_MV25, whole genome shotgun sequence genomic region, the following are encoded:
- the LOC6902217 gene encoding exopolyphosphatase PRUNE1-like → MEVEIPKKKPHRSEKILGFLAYLQATQRFKFWQPQPNRSKVVKYICLSAVSCDMDSVISTLAVAYYRYRTKQSTFDHYVPMLNMCRRDFAANKEVDQLLRKWDIDEARHLLFRDDFKMELLMQCRFILVNHHDSCFNNLVVEYYDHRPFRFSEAPLPRDCQCDLSILPMRSCAGMITALYKKASIESNIVFELLRTALLMANSNFDLVPPNTLGEVPDFRMLKHLETLIRDRAMEPAEPEERANADQKTTDSVSKSGVVSLPEIIRRKFKLLETSNGKVMREVLFTSFPMALSTLVTFSQAPQVIDTFGKEQAADFILMLSTTPGTEVYGPRPVYQLGLLPMDGLQDLNSRRLFEHMVVNLNLSVDPMLNLKPFSKCDFMHGAFYNLGKLDNTVPDVLHLVERILYHWAEKCRCVTVADKKKPCF, encoded by the exons atggaagtCGAAATTCCGAAGAAAAAGCCTCATCGCAGTGAAAAAATATTGGGGTTTTTGGCGTATCTGCAGGCGACGCAGCGCTTTAAATTTTGG CAACCGCAACCCAACCGATCGAAGGTTGTCAAGTACATTTGCCTCTCGGCCGTGAGCTGCGACATGGACTCGGTGATCAGCACTTTGGCGGTGGCCTACTACCGCTACCGCACCAAGCAATCGACATTCGACCATTACGTGCCGATGCTCAACATGTGTCGTCGCGACTTTGCCGCCAATAAGGAGGTCGACCAGCTGCTGAGAAAATGGGATATCGATGAGGCACGTCACTTGCTTTTTCGCGATGATTTCAAGATGGAATTACTGATGCAGTGCCGCTTCATCCTGGTGAACCACCACGACAGCTGCTTCAACAATCTTGTGGTGGAGTATTACGACCATCGTCCGTTCCGGTTCAGCGAAGCACCCCTGCCCAGGGACTGCCAGTGCGACTTGAGCATCCTGCCGATGCGCTCCTGCGCAGGCATGATCACTGCCCTGTACAAGAAAGCCTCGATTGAGTCCAACATCGTCTTCGAGCTGCTGCGCACTGCGCTGCTCATGGCGAACAGCAACTTCGACCTGGTGCCACCAAACACGCTCGGCGAGGTGCCAGACTTCCGAATGCTCAAGCATTTGGAGACACTCATTCGGGACAGGGCCATGGAGCCCGCGGAGCCCGAGGAGCGCGCCAACGCCGACCAGAAGACGACCGATTCTGTTTCTAAATCCGGTGTGGTCAGCCTGCCGGAGATCATCCGGCGCAAATTCAAGCTGCTGGAGACCAGCAATGGCAAGGTCATGCGTGAAGTTCTCTTCACCAGCTTCCCGATGGCCCTCAGCACGCTCGTCACTTTTAGCCAAGCCCCCCAGGTCATCGATACGTTCGGTAAAGAGCAGGCCGCCGACTTCATTCTGATGCTGAGCACAACCCCTGGCACGGAGGTGTACGGCCCCAGGCCCGTCTATCAGCTGGGCCTCCTCCCTATGGACGGACTGCAGGATCTGAATAGTCGTCGTCTATTCGAACACATGGTCGTCAATCTGAATCTGTCCGTTGATCCGATGCTCAACCTGAAGCCGTTTTCCAAGTGCGACTTCATGCATGGCGCCTTCTACAACCTGGGCAAATTGGACAACACCGTTCCGGACGTGCTGCACCTGGTGGAGCGCATCTTGTACCACTGGGCAGAGAAATGCCGTTGTGTCACCGTCGCCGACAAGAAAAAGCCATGTTTTTAA
- the LOC6902216 gene encoding general transcription factor IIH subunit 3-like — protein sequence MEAQRYNTTNVSIKKMESSKTEAEITKSNENRGNQMSTAGMDANRRFFKMRTSLLDSEDVHILVLILDIDYGQSYIQPGKVDMVLNVVDASMVLANGHLLERPHNEVGIIACSRSIVMLAHSIDEPLTTYDFQLDTIKTMEYAVSTKVETELKREFSIEKLNEDKKSSLLAESLGLALCYIQKRRRQIPNTSHGRSVQGRILIVTGSVLHEDVYKNYDNVIQEALETNVTINVCAVKVPKQLPLQRATDTTDGLYFCTNDTMSLSGDLVDHFLYPTYLIKSPRSHIAVPARCACHGFGNKIGFVCGKCKLVLCKHSPYCDDCRETKQPTGTGAITCKDTYQNGIVLWTKEKPKLIRILETQLARRVQLNNTGNPSARRVHSIVRITNAPDVDLHLTMCGHF from the exons atggAAGCACAGCGATATAATACAACAAATGTTTCCATCAAGAAAATGGAGAGCTCAAAAACTGAAGCGGAGATCACGAAGAGCAATGAGAACCGCGGCAATCAAATGTCGACTGCTGGTATGGACGCAAATCGCCGCTTCTTTAAGATGCGTACCAGTCTTTTGG ATTCAGAAGATGTCCATATTTTGGTGCTCATTTTGGACATCGATTACGGACAGAGCTACATTCAGCCGGGGAAAGTAGACATGGTCTTGAATGTGGTGGACGCCTCCATGGTGCTGGCCAATGGCCATCTGCTGGAGAGACCGCACAACGAGGTGGGGATCATCGCGTGCTCCAGGAGCATTGT AATGCTGGCTCATTCCATTGATGAACCATTGACCACGTACGACTTCCAACTGGACACGATCAAGACCATGGAGTACGCAGTTTCGACTAAGGTCGAGACGGAACTGAAGCGTGAATTTTCCATCGAAAAGCTGAATGAGGATAAGAAGTCCTCGCTTCTGGCCGAGTCCCTCGGCCTGGCTCTTTGCTACATCCAGAAGCGTCGTCGCCAGATCCCAAACACATCCCATGGACGCAGCGTCCAAGGGCGCATTCTCATTGTCACCGGATCAGTTCTGCACGAGGATGTCTACAAGAACTACGACAACGTGATCCAGGAGGCCTTGGAAACGAATGTGACCATCAACGTGTGTGCCGTCAAGGTGCCgaagcagctgccgctgcagcgtGCCACGGACACCACCGATGGCCTCTACTTCTGCACCAACGACACGATGAGTCTGTCTGGCGACCTAGTCGATCATTTCCTGTACCCAACGTACTTGATCAAGTCTCCAAGGTCCCACATTGCGGTGCCGGCACGCTGTGCCTGCCACGGCTTTGGCAATAAGATTGGGTTCGTGTGCGGCAAGTGCAAGCTCG TGCTATGCAAACACTCACCCTACTGCGATGACTGTCG CGAGACCAAACAACCAACTGGCACTGGAGCGATCACATGCAAGGACACCTATCAGAACGGCATTGTGCTGTGGACCAAAGAG AAGCCCAAGTTGATCCGCATTTTGGAAACTCAGCTCGCGAGACGTGTGCAACTAAATAATACGGGAAATCCCTCCGCCAGACGCGTCCACTCGATTGTACGCATAACCAACGCCCCAGATGTAGACTTACATCTGACCATGTGCGGGCACTTCTAA
- the LOC26532600 gene encoding uncharacterized protein, which yields MLENGSAPARGKCVSAAGPIGSPISGDNRSHYYQLPMMLAREGDALPKGREKSTAGKERARAKVVAQLSLSLSLCLSLHHVPSGITATEHETIRLGTRKNSPLNEEARRLRVGTPLSLPVPSPPFSLTSNSAAASCLRQTATEPARFSQPFIYHLEA from the exons ATGCTGGAGAATGGGTCTGCTCCAGCACGAGGAAAGTGCGTTTCTG CCGCAGGACCCATCGGGAGTCCCATTTCCGGTGACAATCGCAGTCACTACTACCAGCTACCGATGATGTTGGCACGGGAAGGCGATGCGCTTCCGAAAGGAAGAGAAAAATCAACAGCTGGCAAAGAgcgagccagagccaaggTCGTTGcacagctctctctctctctctcactgtgtctctctcttcaCCACGTGCCGTCAGGCATTACGGCGACGGAGCACGAGACGATACGACTCGGCACGAGAAAAAACTCACCACTAAACGAGGAGGCGAGGCGCCTCCGTGTTGGGACGCCACTGTCACTGCCAGTGCCATCGCCTCCATTCAGTTTAACGTCgaactctgctgctgccagttgCCTGCGCCAAACAGCCACGGAACCAGCCAGATTCAGCCAGCCATTCATCTACCATCTCGAAGCATAG